Proteins found in one Proteiniborus sp. DW1 genomic segment:
- a CDS encoding cupin domain-containing protein, translating to MNNYYSPYPCPYYNSTQMYASNIYNPYGIYPYPNWSYFPVYNPNLWNHIINLRDYGPEPFVVNIEEATEQNTNFRLALWTGKHLQLTLMSIGVGEDIGLEMHPNVDQFIRIEEGEGIVRMGDRRDNLDFQARVYDDFVIIIPAGKWHNLINTGRKPIKLYSIYAPPEHPHGTIHETKKDAEEDHNH from the coding sequence ATGAACAATTATTATAGTCCCTATCCATGCCCTTATTACAATAGTACACAAATGTATGCTTCTAATATATATAATCCTTACGGCATATATCCATACCCTAACTGGTCATACTTCCCCGTGTATAACCCTAACCTCTGGAATCACATTATAAACTTGAGAGATTATGGCCCAGAGCCTTTTGTAGTAAATATTGAAGAAGCTACTGAACAAAATACTAATTTCCGTCTAGCATTATGGACAGGTAAGCATTTACAGTTAACCTTAATGAGTATTGGTGTTGGAGAGGACATAGGTTTAGAAATGCATCCTAACGTTGATCAATTTATACGCATTGAAGAGGGTGAGGGTATTGTTAGAATGGGTGATAGAAGAGACAACTTAGACTTTCAAGCAAGGGTTTATGATGATTTCGTAATCATAATACCTGCTGGCAAATGGCACAATCTAATCAATACTGGTCGTAAACCAATAAAACTATATTCAATTTATGCACCACCAGAGCATCCACATGGAACAATCCATGAGACTAAAAAGGATGCTGAGGAGGACCATAACCATTAA